The genomic DNA CAAGGCGATTCACAATAAATATAGTGAATTGGCGCAAATGTCAGAACGAATTGCAAAGGGTATCCCCGATGTGGAGGCGTTTCTTGGGGGGAATAACGTTTTTGACAAATTTTCTGGGAATCTGAACCATATTGTTAATTACATTGGTGAGTTGGAATCTCAGGTGGAAAAGAGCGAAATTGTAGCCAGGGAGGCCGAGTCCCGCGCGCGGGAGGCCCTGGTCCAGGCCGAGCAGGCGCGCAGGCAGGGCGAGGCCGCCAGATGTGAAGGGCTTTTGTCCGCCGCCGGGACTCTTGAGCGTTCAGTACAGTCCATTCGCGACCACTCGGCCATTCTGGGCGCGGCCTCGGGCAAGGCTCGGGACGGCGCGGCGGAGCAGCAGCGGCTGATGGGCGAGGCCGCCTCGGCCATGGAGGAGATGAACGCGGCCGTGGGCGAGACCGCCGCCGGAGCGAGCGCGGCCGCTTCGGAAGCGGACATGGTCATGGAGCGCGCGGAGGCTGGTTCGGCCGTGGTCGCCAGGACTCTGGATTCCATCAGCGAGGTTTCGCGCAATTCCCAAACCCTGGTCGAGAGCGTGGCCGGGCTCGGCTCCCAGGCCGAGGACGTCGGGGCTATCATGGGCGTGATTTCGGACATCGCGGACCAGACCAATTTGCTGGCTCTCAACGCCGCCATCGAAGCCGCCAGGGCGGGCGAGGCCGGGCGCGGTTTCGCTGTGGTGGCCGACGAGGTGCGCAAGCTTGCCGAGAAAACCATGGAAGCGACCCGCGACGTCGGCGTCGCCATCCAGGGCATTCAGGCGCAGGTGGCCCGGACCATAGATGGAGTCAAGGGTATGGCCGGGCTGGCGGACGAAGCCGCAGGCATGGCCGGGGAGTCCGGCACTGCTTTGGAGGAGATCGTGTCCCACTCCGGCACCAGCGCCGAACGCATTGGCGCCATAGCCGCGGCTTCGGCCCAGCAGTCGGTGTCGAGCGAAGAGGTCACGCGGACCATTTCCGCAGTGCACGATATTTCCTCGGCCACGGACCAGGGTATGGCCGAAGCTGCCGAGGCCGTGGAAAACCTGTCGGCCCGCGTGGAGGAACTGTCCGTCATGACCGGGGTGTTCCGGCTGGTGGGCAGCGGCAGGGTGCAGGAGATACTCGGCGTTCTGGCCGGTTCCGAGGCGATCCGGTCCGGAGGGCGAGAGTCCCTGGAGCGGGTCATGCGCGAGGCCTTGCGGGAGAATGATTTTCTTGAACTCATGTATGTCACGGACGCACAGGGGCGACAAACGGTCAGCAACATGGGCGGCAAGGTCTCCGGTTTCGCCGAGGACCCTGAGGCCTTCGGCGCGGACTGGAGCGGACGTCCCTGGTTCCGGGGCGCGATGGACAACCGCACCTTTCAGATTTCCGACGTGTACACATCCTCGGCCTCGGGAGGAGAGTGCATCACCGTGTCCGGGCCATACTTCGGCCGCGACGGGCAGGTCCTCGGCGTCATTGCCGCAGATGTCAGTGTCTAGGGGGGCGGCGTTCGATAGCGGCGTGCCGCATTTCTCTTCTTCGATCGGCGTCAGGCGCGCTTCTTGGGCTTGTACTGCATAAGGGCGTTGCCCGCGATGATGAAGGCAAGGCCCGCCACTGTGGCTGGGTGGATGGTTTCGCCCACCAGGAAATGGATGAAGACCAGGGACAGGAAGGGCGAGAGAAAAATGAGATTGGCCACGCGGGCGGTGCCGCCGCCGGTCGGCTTGGCTGCGTATTTCATGGCCGTGAGCCAGAGGGCGAAGGTGATGCCCATTTCGAAGAGGCCCACATAGGAGGCGGCCAGGATTTGGCCGGTTTCGAGGGACGGCAGTTCGGAAAAGAGCAGCGTGGCCGCCAGGATGAGGGGAAAGCCCGTCATGAAGCTGAGGAGCAGGCCGGCGATGGGGTCGGCTTTGCTCCTGGTGTTGAATATCCAGTAGACGGCCCAGATGACCGTGCTGCCCAGGGCCAGGCCCACGCCGGGCAGGCTGGAGAAGCTCATGGAGAACGGATCGCCGTGGGTGGAGATGACCACCACGCCGAGGTAGCTGAGAATGATCGCGCCCAAGTCCTTGAGGGAGAGCCTCTGGCCGAGCAAGGGCACGGACAGCAGCGACAGCGTCACGGCCCAGGTGTAGTTGATGGGCTGGGCCTCCTGGGCGGGCAGCAGGTCGTACGCCTTGAACAGGATGGTGTAGTAGAGGAACGGGTTGAGCGCGCCGAGCAGGGCGCAACGCATGGTCCCCCTGCGCCCCATCCGTCGGATTTCGCCAAGTTTTCCCTGAACGATCAGGATCAGCGCAAGGGCCGCGATGGAAATTGCGCAGGCGCAGAGCAGGAGTTGCAGCGGGTCCAGCCCGCGTAGGGCGATCTTGAAGGCCGAGGCCACGGTGGACCAGATGGTCACCGTGGCCAGGCCGAAGAGAAGGGCTTTCCTGTTGTCGGTCACGTGGGAATTAAACGATGACGTGCTTGCGGATGTGGCTGACCACTTCGTTTACGTCGTCCGTGACGATGAACAGTTCGAGGTCTTCGGCCTTGCAGAAGCCGTTGGACACCATCTGGTCTCTGAACCAGTCGATGAGACCCGCCCAGAACTCGGTGCCGAAGAGCACAATGGGGAACGGCTTGATGCGGTGGGTCTGGATGAGCACCAGCGCCTCGGACAGCTCGTCCAGGGTACCGTACCCGCCGGGCAGGGCCACGTAGGCCAGCGCGTATTTGATGAACATGAGCTTGCGGATGAAGAAGTAGCGAAATTCGCTTTTGACGTTCAGGAACTGGTTGCTTTTTTGTTCCATGGGCAGGTGGATATGCAGGCCGATGGATTCGCCGTCGTTCTCGAACGCGCCTTTGTTTCCGGCCTCCATGAGGCCGGGGCCGCCGCCGGTTATAACGGAAAATCCGGCCAGGGACAGGGCCTTGGACAGCTGTTCGGTCTTCTGGTAGAGCGGTTCGTCCGGTTTGACCCTGGCCGAGCCGAACACGGATACGGCCGGGCCGATCTCGGACAGGTTTTCGAAACCGTCGACAATTTCGGACATGATTTTGAAGAGCCGCCAAGACTCGTGAATGGACAAATCGTCGATGAGATATTGCTTGGAACGATGTATCATTGGTTCTCCTGTGTTTCCGTGGCAAGGTTGCCTGGATACGGTTTATAAGGCATGTAGTCCGGGCGGCGGATGCAGGTTTCCGCTGACTGCTTCATTACACTGATTTTGTCCCGTTCGGAAGGGCTATTACCTTGTGGCGGGATGGAATGCCAACACGAGGACAACGTATGAAAGTCACCTTCATGGGCGCTGCCCGTACCGTTAGCGGTTCTTGTTTCATCCTCGAATGCGGCGGCAAGCGCTTCGCCGTGGACTGTGGAATGCATCAGGGCAACCGCGAGATAGAAAAGCGCAACTGGAACATAGACGCGTACGGTCCCAAGAAGCTGGACTTCATATTGATAACCCACGCCCACATCGATCATACGGGGCTTTTACCCGCCCTGGTGGCCAAGGGGTATCGCAACCCCATCTACTGCACCGAGCCCACCCGCGATCTGCTGGAAATCATGCTTTTGGACTCAGCGCATATCCAGGAAATGGAGGCGGAGTGGGGCAACCGCAAACAGCGCCGGACGGGCGGAGACATGATAAATCCGCTCTATACCATCGCCGATGCGGAGCGGACCACGCCTTTGTTCGCGCCCATAGAATATTCCAAGACTTTCGAGCCCGCGCCCGGTATCAGGGTGACCTACAAGGACGCCGGGCATATCCTCGGTTCGGCCTTCATCGAGATCGAGTACGAGGAAGAAGGCAAGCTGACCAAGGTGGTCTTTTCCGGTGATCTCGGCAGGCCCGAGCAGCTTATCGTCAACAACCCCTCGGACATGGAGTGCGCCGACTACTTGTTCATGGAGTCCACCTACGGTAATCGCAACCATGTGGACGCGGAGGGCAGCCTGGACGAGCTGGCCGAGGCCATCGCCTACAGCTACGGCAACGGCGAAAAAGTGGTGATTCCCGCCTTTGCCGTGGAGCGGTCCCAGCAGATCATCTACTCCCTGTTCCTGCTTCGCAAACAGGGGAAGCTGCCTGCCGACATGCCCGTATATCTGGATAGCCCGTTGGCCATCAGGGCCACGGAGATTTTTCGCAAGCATCCGGAATATTACGACGAGGAGACGCAGAAATATATTGAGGCCGGGGAAAATCCTCTGGACCTGCCCAATCTGCACTTCACCCAGAGCCGCGAACAGTCCCAGGCCATCAACGAGTCCCAGGGCCCGGCCATCATCATCTCGGCCAGCGGCATGGCCAATGCGGGCCGCGTCAAGCACCACCTCAAGCACAACCTGTGGCGGCCCGGGGCCAGCGTGGTCTTCGTGGGCTGGCAGGGCGTGGGCACGCCGGGACGCAAGATCGTCAACGGGGCCGAAAAGATAACCATTTTCGGTGAAGAAGTCCTGGTCAAGGCCAAGGTCTTCACCATCAACGGCTTTTCGGGTCATGCCGGACAGGACGAACTCATGGACTGGCTCGGCACCATGCAGGGCAAGCCCATCAAGATTCTGCTCGTGCACGGCGAGGCCGAGGTCCAGAAGGAGTTCGCCAAGCTCATCAAGGAGAAGTTCGGTTTCACGGTGCATATTCCCGAATACATGGAAGTGCTTGAGCTTGAGCCGGGCAAGGATTTGCAACCCCTGGTGGACATGGACTTGGCGCGGCCGCGCGTGGATTGGAATTTCCTGCTGGCCGACTCCGAGAATCTTTACCGGGAGCTGCGCAACCGTATCCGGGACGTGGAGAAGCGTCCCTGGGTCGATCAGGCGGAGCTGCGCGACAAGCTTCTTGACATCAACCGAAATATTGTGGAGCTCGTCTCCGAGATGTAGCCGATGCGGATTATTGGTGGACAATACAAAGGGCGCAGGATTTTGACCTGCGAGGGACCAGGCTACCGGCCCGCCACCATGAAGGTGCGCGAATCGGTCTTTTCCATGCTCATGGCCAGGGGCGTCGACTTCAGCCATGCTCGGGTCATCGACATGTTTGCCGGGTCCGGCTCATTGGCGCTCGAATGCCTCAGTCGGGGCGCGTCAACGGCCTGGTTTGTGGAGAAGAGCCCCAAGGCCGCGGCCCTCATCCGTCGCAACTTGGCGGACCTCAAAGTTGATAAAAGGCATTTCAGAGTGGTCTGCAAGGACCTTTTCAATGTACTGTCCGGAAGTCCGGACCAGCCCTTCGACCTGGTCTTCATCGACCCGCCCTATGGCCGCGACCTCCTTGTTCCGGCTCTTGAGAAGGCGATTGAAAACGGCTGGATCGCGCAGGGAGCGTTGGTCCTGGCCGAGGTGGAGAACTCCGTCGAAGCCCCGCAGGACGGTCCTGTAGGGGATATGGAATTGTTAACCGACCGTGAATACGGTCAAACCAGGATTTTGATATGGCGAAAATGAACCCCAGGCTGGCCGTGTACCCCGGCACCTTCGATCCTTTGACCATGGGCCACGTGAGCTTGACCCGCCGGGGGCTGAATGTCTTCGATAATATTATTCTCGCTGTGGCGGAAAGCACGCCCAAGAAGACGCTGTTGACCGTGGGTGAGCGGGTGGCCCTCGCCAAGGACGTGTTTCGCAACGAGCCGAGGGTTTCGGTGGAGTCTTTTGACTGCCTGCTTATCGATTACGTGGAGGGCAGGGGCGCGGGGTCCATTATGCGCGGGCTGCGCGCGGTTTCCGATTTCGAATACGAGTTTCAGATGGCGCTCATGAACCGCAAGCTCAAGGGAGAGATCGAGACCGTGTTCATGATGACCGACTTCAAGTGGATGTATCTGAGTTCCACCATCGTCAAGGAAGTGGCCCAGTACGGCGGCGACATCCGCGGCCTGGTGCCCGGCCCGGTTGCCACGGCTCTGTCCGTCAAGTACGGCGTCAAGCCCCAGGACTGGGGACAAAACCACTACATATGAACCGCAAGCCTCCCATAGTCTGTCTGCTCGGGCCGACCGGCACGGGCAAGACCGCGGCGGCCATCGCCATTGCCGGACGTCTGCCCGCCGCCGTAATCAATTTCGATTCCCGCCAGGTGTATCGGGACTTCCCGATTATCACGGCTCAGCCCGATGAGAAGGAGCGTGGCGCTTGCCCGCACCTTCTTTACGGTTTCCTGCCGACGGAAGAAAAAATGAACGCGGCGCGGTTCGTGGAGCTGGCCGTGGACAAGATCGAGACGGTGCGCGGAGAGGGGCGGCTGCCCATTCTGGTGGGCGGCACGGGGCTCTATCTCCGCTCGCTCCTGTCCGGCATCGCGCCCATCCCGGAGATTCCGGCTGAAATTCGCCGGGAGGTCCTCGACCGCATTGCTGTGGAGGGACCGCAAGTCCTGCACGCCGAATTGACGCGCATCGACCCGGACTATGCGGCCAGGATTCACCCCAACGACACCCAGCGCAACGCCCGGGCCGCCGAGGTGTATCTGGCCACAGGCCGAACCATGACCTGGTGGCATACCGAGAGCGAGCATTCCCCGGCGCCCTACGACGCCCTCAAGGTGGGAATGCGTATCGCCCTGAACGACCTGGAGCCGCATCTGGCGAGACGTATCGACGTCATGCTTGAGCTGGGAGCGCTGGACGAGGCGCAGGCCGCTTTCGAGCGTTGTCCGGACCCGGACGCGCCGGGCTGGACCGGCATCGGTTGCGCCGAGCTTCTCGCCTTTTTGCGGGGCGGCTCCACCATGGTCCAGGCGCGCGAGCAGTGGGTGCGGAACACCAGGGCGTATGCCAAACGGCAGATTACCTGGTTCAACAAGGAAGAGGACATCCACTGGTTCGCGCCCGGCGACGGTGAGAGCGTTGCCGACCTTGTGGAATCGTGGCTGTCCGAACGGAGTTGATCAGCTTCCGGCAAGAACGGCCAGTTGCGTCGGGGTCATTGTCCAGTTCAGGGTCCCGGCGGCTTGGCCCGGCTCAAGGGCGATCTGCATGAGTCCGCCGTTTTCCACGCGGATATCCACCCCCTTGGCGGGCGACAGGATGGCCGAGGCCAGAAGGGCCAGGGAAGGCAGGTGGCCAGCGATGAAGATCGAGTCCAGCCCAACGTATTCATTGATGAATCTCAATGTTTCCGAGGTCTGGGCCATGGCTTTGACCGCGTCCGTGACAACGATGTGCGAGGGCGGGTAGCCGGTTTGTTCCGCCATGATTTCAGCGGTCTGGAAGGAGCGGAGTTTGGGGCTTGCCACCACCAGTTGGAAGCGCAGGCCGAGGATAGCCGCGGACCGGGCGGATTTCTCCACCTGTTCCCGGCCCACCGGGCTCAGGGGCTGGTTCGGGTTGACTTCCTTGGGAAGGCAGGCTCCGTGCTGCATGAGATGGATAAGCATGTCTGGCTCCGCTGTTTGGTTTCCGTATCCGGAACAGGCTAGCACCGGACCCGCCAGGCGGCAAGCGGCTTGCGGAAAACCGGCAAGCGCGATACATGGATAATGCCTTGGCCATTCCGGCCGCCCGAGGCCATGAACACTTCAGGACAGTTGCCAAATGCCGCTTCGTATATTTATTCCCATCCTATTGTCGTTTTTATTTCTTTCGCCGCCATCTCATGCCTTTGACGGGCTTGTGCAGCCTGTCGGGACCAATGGAACCATCGTCTGGGGAACCGGCGAGGTCGTCGTGGTGCGTGGCGTAGAGGGCGCGTCGTCGGACGAGTCCAACGCGACATTGTCGCCGTTGGCCCTGCGTACGGCCGTTACCCAGGCGCGCAAACAGCTTCTGGATATGGTCATGTCCGTGCGCATTGACGGCCGCCAGACCGTGCGGGCGTTTCTGTCCGGCGACAGCGATGCCGCCGCCCTGGTGCGCGGCATTATTCAGAACTCCCTGTATCGGGGGCCGGGGCCGTATGACGGGGCGGGCACTGTGCGCGTTTCCGAACGGCTTCGCGGTCAATTGGCCGAACTCATTTTGCCCACTACCATTCAGTTTCAGAGCGGCATTCCGCCCAGGCTCTCCACGGCGAGAGGACAGGATGCGGAGATGATCGGCGATGCGCCTGAAGCGGTCGGCGGCGGCACGCGCGGCTATACCGGCGTGGTCGTCGACGCGCGTGGACTTGGAATCACCCCGGCGCTGGCCCCGGTCATCTTCGGTCAGGACGGTTACGGAGCCTACGGTTATTTCGGCGTCAGCCGGAACAGCGTGGTGCAGAAGGGCATGGTCGCCTACTCGGTCAGCGACAACCCCAAGGTTCTGGCCGAGCGTGTCGGCGACAGGCCGCTGATGGTCCGGGGATTGAGCGCCTACGGCTCCTGGCGGACTGACGTGGTTATCGCGGCCGACGAAGCCCGGCTTGTCCGGGCAGTGACCAAGGCCGGTCCCGTCGCGGACGGATGCAGGGTGGTCATTCTGGTGGACCGTCCGGATAATACCCGGGAGAGCGGGGATGCGGCTCAGGCCGCCAAGGGAGATGGTGATGCGTAGGTTGTTGTTTGTTTTTTCTGTTGCTTGCTGTCTGCTGATCGCATGGTCCGCGGCTTTTGCGGGACAGGTGCAGGTATTTGAACCCGCTGCGGAGGGCGTGTCCCAACCCGAGTTGCGCGAAAAGGCACGCTCGCAGGGGTTTGCCCAGGCCGTGCTCGACGAGGCTGATGTCATGCTTTCGGGCAAGCTCTCCAAGGAGCGCACCGTTCTGTTCAGGGAGTACCTCACGGGACACGCCGAACCGTTCATCCAGGGCTACAAGGTCGTCTCCTTCCAGGATTTTCCGGAAGGACTGAGCCTGACCATGGACGTGCGGGTGGATCGGCGGACCCTGCGCAACAGCCTCGGCTCCATGGGGTTCTTCGCCACCCTGTCCCAGCCCCAGCCCGCCACAGTGGTCTGGCCCGGCGACCTCACCGACGAGGAGTTGCTGGCCCTGCATCATCTCATTTCTCTGACCGGCATAGCTCCCGTCGAGGGAGCCTCTCCGGTATTCACCCTGGAGCGGGGGGACGAGAAGGGAATCTATCGGTGCCGTCTCTCTTACGACGGCGAGGAATGGCTGGCCGTCAACGGCGATATGGCACAGGCTTGGTTCACCCTCTGGCCGAGGTTCTTCAACCGTCCCGTGGCCAAGGCCGCGCGGGCGGGCGGCGAATCCCTGACCGTTTCCGGCTGGTTTTCCGCAGACGGCGTGCTGGAATTCGACCGCGTGCTGCACGGCTGGGACGCTGCCGTGCAAAACGCGCAGCTTGTGGAGATGGACATGCAGCCTTCCGGAGCCGGAGCTACCTGGACCCTCTCCGTGGTTAATCGCAAGCGTTTGGAAACACAGCTCAACGCCTTTTTGCCTCAGCGCGGCTTGAGCTTCCATCTGACCGACGAAAGCAGGGATTAGCCTGGAAAGGGGAAGGGCATCGTGTCGCGTGACGCCATTTGGACGGTCCCGAATATCCTGACCGTCGTTCGCATATTGTTGACGCCGCTTTTCGTCGTGGCCTACGTGGGCGAGAATTTCAATCTCGCCTGGATGTTGTTCGCCGTGGCCGGTCTGACCGACGCCTTTGACGGCTTCCTGGCCCGGATATGGGACCAGCGCACGCAACTGGGGGCCGTTCTGGATCCCCTGGCCGACAAGGCGTTGCTGGTGACTTCCTTCATCTGTCTGGCGGTCAAGGGGTGGATTCCCTTCTGGTTTGCCGTCCTGGTGGTCAGCCGCGATCTGATTATCGTCGGCGGTCTGGCCGTGCTCGCCTTCCTCGGCGTGGACGTCAAGGAGCGCATCAAGCCTATCTGGATCAGCAAGTTCAACACGGCCGCCCAGATTATTTTTGTCGTGTCGGTAATGATCCACCGCACCTTCAAGCTGGACTACGGCTTCATTATCAACACCCTGCTGACCGTTACCGCCATTTCCACCGTTTTCTCCGGCATCGCCTATGTCCGTCGCGGATTCAAAATCTTTTCCGAAGAGGGCGAAGTCTGACGAGTGGGCTGGCTATTGGGGGAAGGAAAGAGGGAGCGCGTTTGCGCTTCCTTTTTTTATGTGTTGCGCGACTCCATATACGAGAGGGACTGGCACAGCACGATATGATTCCCGCGTTTGCCCAAGTGGTTTTACGCGGTTGGCAGTGCGGCAAGATGTTTCGGAAGAAATGAGGGAAAGGCCGGGGAATGCAAAAAAGGCCCGGCTGCGTTGGCGGCCGGGCCTGAAAGACTTAGTGCGACGGGCAGCGTTTAGCTGTCCTTTTTCTCTTCTTCGGAGGGGGTGGATTTGGGGGTTACGTCGATTTCGTCAGGCTCGCTGGTGGCCTTTTTGAAGTTGCTGATGGCCTTGCCGATGCCGCCACCGATCTCCGGCAGTTTCTTGGCGCCGAAAATGACCAGGACAATAACGAGAATAATCAAGAGTTCCCAAACGCCGAATCCGCCAATCATATATAGCCTCCAATTGCGTGAATGACTTCGCGATTATTTGTGTTAGGGCTATACACCCGCCACTTTGCCCAGTCAAGGACGGCGGATCATTTCCCCTGATGCGGGTTGGCCTCGTTCCGGCCGGGAAAAGGGCGGTTTGACTTTACAATTGAATGCTCGGGCCTTACATCATCCCAATTGGCACAGGAAGACCGGCCGGTCACGGCTCCGACGATTTCGCACGCACTGAAGCAAGGGTACGGATGAGTAAAATTTCCCGGTTGCCGGGTACGGACTGTCGGCATCACCTCAATGGCCGCTGCCTCTACGAGGAGTGGCTCAATCCCGGATACACGAAGTCATGGCGCTGCCAGGTCACGGCCCGGTGGGAGTCTTCCTTCGACGACTTTTTGCGGCGCGCCGAGTTTTTCGGCGTGGCCGAGGACGCTGCCCCCGACCTTTGGGGACGCCAGTTCCAGCGAATGGCCCGCGAAACGTTCCACTGCGGGATGTACAAGTACAGGCCGGGCGCGCCCGTGCCGGGTTGCGGCCATCATCTGGACGGGGTCTGCGTCATGGGGCTGCCCCGATGTAGCGGGCGGTGCCGCCATTATAGCCTGAACACCGACGAACAGAGCTAAGGAGATTGCGTATCATGCTGTTGGCTTTTCCCTACATGCATCCCGAACTGTGGTCGGGCGACGACCTCGACGGGTTGACCTTTTTCGATCCCGGCCTGACCGACGAGCCCGATCATCACGCCTTTCGGCCTGGAGGACTGCCCCTTGATCCGAAGACCGCGCGGTCGCTCATCAAGGACTGCATCAATTTCGGAGAGCAGTTCAAGGACCCCGGCGAGATGGCCTATTTCGGAGCCATGACAGCCGACGACTTCTACGAAGGCTCCTCCATGTCCATCCAGGCCCAGTTGACCCGCCAGTTCGATGACGGACAAGGCTCGAAACAGGAACGTGAAGAGCGCGAGGCCCGTTCCAAGGCCCAGTTCGTGCTGCTTTTGGCCTGGTCCTTCGAAGAGCGCATTCTGGAATTGGTCAGCCTGGAAGAGGGCGTCAAGGACAGTTGGGACGACATGGACCGGACCATCGGCGTGGACGAGGAGGACAGCCTGGGCGAGCGGGAGACCGCTCTGGGCGAGACCTTGAGCCATACCGGGGGCGCGTCCGACGGCCAGGAAGTCCAATTGCCCTGGCAGAGGGTGATCGAGGCGTTGCCCGCTTTCATCCCCGAGGACACCGAACTGGTCTGCGCCGACCCCGAGATATTCGAGGTGTGGGAAGAGTTCGGCATCGCCTTCGAGGAAAGGGAGGACGGACTCTTGCGGGCCACGGCTCCGGCCTGGCGGTTTGGCTGCCGACGCGGCGAGCCCAAAGGAATGCCCGTGGCCATGAAAGAACTGACTGTCGCAATCCTCAAATAGATTTCGGAGTGATACATGGCGATAGCCAATCTGTTGATGAACCCCTGCCTGATCGAGGGCGTCAAGACCGTTGTTTTCGACAACGACGGCGTGCTGATCGATTCCTACGAGGCCAACATGGTCTATTACGGCACCATCCGGCGTGAGTTGGGGCTGCCGCCCATGACCGATGCCGAGAGGTATTACGTTCACTCGCGCACCCACGACGAGGCCGTGCGCCATATCGTTCCCGCAGACAAGCTGGAGCGGGCCTTTCAGGTCGGGGCGACTATGGATCAGGCGTCATTGGCCCCGTACTTCAAGCGTTCGGAGGGCATCCGCGAGTTCTTGTGCTGGCTGCGTTCCGCCGGGTTCGGCCTGGCCGTGAACACCAGCCGGGGCACATCCATGGATCTGGTCCTTAAGCTTACGGATTTGGAGGGTTTTTTTCATCCGATCATCACCTCCTGCAAGGTGAGCAAGCCCAAGCCGCATCCCGAGGGGTTGTATCGGATCATGCGCGAACATGGTGTGCGGCCGGACGAGGTCGCCTACATCGGCGACTCCGTGGTGGACCAGCGGGCCGCGCAGGCGGCCGGGGTGCGTTTTTGGGCATATCGTGACCAGGCTCTTGAGGCCGATGTGCACATTGAGGATTTCTGGGCCATCCGGGCGGCGATGCAACGCTGCTATAAAGGGTGCGCTCCC from Pseudodesulfovibrio thermohalotolerans includes the following:
- a CDS encoding methyl-accepting chemotaxis protein, which encodes MEKSEIVAREAESRAREALVQAEQARRQGEAARCEGLLSAAGTLERSVQSIRDHSAILGAASGKARDGAAEQQRLMGEAASAMEEMNAAVGETAAGASAAASEADMVMERAEAGSAVVARTLDSISEVSRNSQTLVESVAGLGSQAEDVGAIMGVISDIADQTNLLALNAAIEAARAGEAGRGFAVVADEVRKLAEKTMEATRDVGVAIQGIQAQVARTIDGVKGMAGLADEAAGMAGESGTALEEIVSHSGTSAERIGAIAAASAQQSVSSEEVTRTISAVHDISSATDQGMAEAAEAVENLSARVEELSVMTGVFRLVGSGRVQEILGVLAGSEAIRSGGRESLERVMREALRENDFLELMYVTDAQGRQTVSNMGGKVSGFAEDPEAFGADWSGRPWFRGAMDNRTFQISDVYTSSASGGECITVSGPYFGRDGQVLGVIAADVSV
- a CDS encoding DMT family transporter, giving the protein MTDNRKALLFGLATVTIWSTVASAFKIALRGLDPLQLLLCACAISIAALALILIVQGKLGEIRRMGRRGTMRCALLGALNPFLYYTILFKAYDLLPAQEAQPINYTWAVTLSLLSVPLLGQRLSLKDLGAIILSYLGVVVISTHGDPFSMSFSSLPGVGLALGSTVIWAVYWIFNTRSKADPIAGLLLSFMTGFPLILAATLLFSELPSLETGQILAASYVGLFEMGITFALWLTAMKYAAKPTGGGTARVANLIFLSPFLSLVFIHFLVGETIHPATVAGLAFIIAGNALMQYKPKKRA
- a CDS encoding LOG family protein; this encodes MHRSKQYLIDDLSIHESWRLFKIMSEIVDGFENLSEIGPAVSVFGSARVKPDEPLYQKTEQLSKALSLAGFSVITGGGPGLMEAGNKGAFENDGESIGLHIHLPMEQKSNQFLNVKSEFRYFFIRKLMFIKYALAYVALPGGYGTLDELSEALVLIQTHRIKPFPIVLFGTEFWAGLIDWFRDQMVSNGFCKAEDLELFIVTDDVNEVVSHIRKHVIV
- a CDS encoding MBL fold metallo-hydrolase: MKVTFMGAARTVSGSCFILECGGKRFAVDCGMHQGNREIEKRNWNIDAYGPKKLDFILITHAHIDHTGLLPALVAKGYRNPIYCTEPTRDLLEIMLLDSAHIQEMEAEWGNRKQRRTGGDMINPLYTIADAERTTPLFAPIEYSKTFEPAPGIRVTYKDAGHILGSAFIEIEYEEEGKLTKVVFSGDLGRPEQLIVNNPSDMECADYLFMESTYGNRNHVDAEGSLDELAEAIAYSYGNGEKVVIPAFAVERSQQIIYSLFLLRKQGKLPADMPVYLDSPLAIRATEIFRKHPEYYDEETQKYIEAGENPLDLPNLHFTQSREQSQAINESQGPAIIISASGMANAGRVKHHLKHNLWRPGASVVFVGWQGVGTPGRKIVNGAEKITIFGEEVLVKAKVFTINGFSGHAGQDELMDWLGTMQGKPIKILLVHGEAEVQKEFAKLIKEKFGFTVHIPEYMEVLELEPGKDLQPLVDMDLARPRVDWNFLLADSENLYRELRNRIRDVEKRPWVDQAELRDKLLDINRNIVELVSEM
- the rsmD gene encoding 16S rRNA (guanine(966)-N(2))-methyltransferase RsmD — protein: MRIIGGQYKGRRILTCEGPGYRPATMKVRESVFSMLMARGVDFSHARVIDMFAGSGSLALECLSRGASTAWFVEKSPKAAALIRRNLADLKVDKRHFRVVCKDLFNVLSGSPDQPFDLVFIDPPYGRDLLVPALEKAIENGWIAQGALVLAEVENSVEAPQDGPVGDMELLTDREYGQTRILIWRK
- the coaD gene encoding pantetheine-phosphate adenylyltransferase is translated as MAKMNPRLAVYPGTFDPLTMGHVSLTRRGLNVFDNIILAVAESTPKKTLLTVGERVALAKDVFRNEPRVSVESFDCLLIDYVEGRGAGSIMRGLRAVSDFEYEFQMALMNRKLKGEIETVFMMTDFKWMYLSSTIVKEVAQYGGDIRGLVPGPVATALSVKYGVKPQDWGQNHYI
- the miaA gene encoding tRNA (adenosine(37)-N6)-dimethylallyltransferase MiaA, which gives rise to MNRKPPIVCLLGPTGTGKTAAAIAIAGRLPAAVINFDSRQVYRDFPIITAQPDEKERGACPHLLYGFLPTEEKMNAARFVELAVDKIETVRGEGRLPILVGGTGLYLRSLLSGIAPIPEIPAEIRREVLDRIAVEGPQVLHAELTRIDPDYAARIHPNDTQRNARAAEVYLATGRTMTWWHTESEHSPAPYDALKVGMRIALNDLEPHLARRIDVMLELGALDEAQAAFERCPDPDAPGWTGIGCAELLAFLRGGSTMVQAREQWVRNTRAYAKRQITWFNKEEDIHWFAPGDGESVADLVESWLSERS
- a CDS encoding SixA phosphatase family protein is translated as MLIHLMQHGACLPKEVNPNQPLSPVGREQVEKSARSAAILGLRFQLVVASPKLRSFQTAEIMAEQTGYPPSHIVVTDAVKAMAQTSETLRFINEYVGLDSIFIAGHLPSLALLASAILSPAKGVDIRVENGGLMQIALEPGQAAGTLNWTMTPTQLAVLAGS
- the pgsA gene encoding CDP-diacylglycerol--glycerol-3-phosphate 3-phosphatidyltransferase, which translates into the protein MSRDAIWTVPNILTVVRILLTPLFVVAYVGENFNLAWMLFAVAGLTDAFDGFLARIWDQRTQLGAVLDPLADKALLVTSFICLAVKGWIPFWFAVLVVSRDLIIVGGLAVLAFLGVDVKERIKPIWISKFNTAAQIIFVVSVMIHRTFKLDYGFIINTLLTVTAISTVFSGIAYVRRGFKIFSEEGEV
- a CDS encoding twin-arginine translocase TatA/TatE family subunit, which encodes MIGGFGVWELLIILVIVLVIFGAKKLPEIGGGIGKAISNFKKATSEPDEIDVTPKSTPSEEEKKDS